GTTGGATCGGTCATACGCCTTATCGATGGTCCTATTGCTCCCGTACGCTGTGTAAGCCAGACGGCTTATGCTCCCTGCGAAGATTGTATTGATGAGAAAACCTGCGTCATTCGTCTTCTGATGAAAGAGACCCGAGATGTGATATCCACAGTGCTTGATAAAACTTCCTTAAAGGAGCTATTACAAAAAGAAATGAAGTTGAAAGTCGAGGCCACTGACGGGTTCGTTTTTGAAATCTAATCCAAAGATCTTCATTCCCATAAAAATAAAAGCTTTCCCAAGCTATAGGAAATGAGAAAAATAGGCTAACAGGCTCAAAATTATTCGTGATAAGCACCAAAAGATAAAATTGAAGAAAGAGAAGCTCAAAAAATTTTAGGGAAAAGGATCTTAAGGATAAAAAATAATGATGCTCCCCCTAAAAACCCTACTGCCAAAAGAAACCATACTGCCCAAATTCTTAAGAGATGTTTCTTTTTTTCCAAGCTCTCCACACTTGTCAGAAGCTTTTTGATAAGCTCGTCTCGATTGGGTAGCTCTTTATCCTTCCTAGACTTTTCTTCAACCACGATCTGTTTTATTTCCTGGTGGCTCTCTGCCAAGGTATGAATAACCTCTTCAATTTGCTTTTGATAATTTTCCAGATAACTCACAAAGGCTTTTAACTCTTTGAGACCTTCTTCGAGGACATAAAAATTGTTTGAAGGAAGCGATTGTATTAATCGACTTACCTCCTTAGGGATTGAATCCAGATAAGCGGCATTGGCTTCAAGCAATAGCAAAAGGCCAGGTAATGTATCCAAAGGTTTCTCGCCTTGGCAATGCTCAATATACCATTCCCAAGCCATCTCTCTTTTTTCGGTGGGCAACCTTGATATCGCCGCTTTCCAATACCGGTGAGGATCTTCTTTGTCTTCAGAATAACCGTTTGAGGGCAAAGATGGGGATGGGACAGATTCTTCTTTCAAAGAAGAGTTTTCCCTAACAGGTTTTTGGTCCGCTGTTGTCGGCAATGGACTTTTTGAAGATGGAAAAGGAAAGGGGGATTTTGCAGGCACTGACCAGTTAGATTTAAAAGGTTTCATTGAAGATTCGATAAATTAATCTTTGAACCCCGTCTTTGCGAAAAAAGTCCTTTCTTTTCCTCGGCTGGTTTTTTCCAGGTTTCCATCACCCTCTTCGCCTCCTCATCAGGGAGCAAATAACCAGCAATTCGATCATACTGATCGAACATTGTTTTTACCCAATCTTCAAGTATCACCCGATGAAAAAGATCCATCTTGATCTTCTTATCCGAAATAATCTCTAAAATATTAAGCGGCCGTTGTAGCTCGATTTCCAATAGAGAGAGATAATTGCGAGTATCTGAAAGAAGAGCTGGAATTTCTAGGGTTGCAGCACCTAAAGCAGCAAGTTCTTTTTCTAGTTGGCTGCCATCATACATCCGTGTTTTAGGAGCTTTTGCTCTATTTTTAACAACCAGGTAATCTACGCTATCACCAAACTTTTCCACAATATCTGCTAGTTCATCCATGACACTCAAGTCGTCAACCGGGAAAAGCAAAAGAGTTGTCCGTATAGCCGACTGTGTGCTCCAATCAAGAAAATGAGTAAAATCTAACGAATGAAGCAGTACTCGGAAAAAATGAGCTTGAGGATCAAGAACGGTAACCGATTTTTCGGGAATTGTCCTAAATATTTTCAGAAAATCCGCTTCAGGTTCCTCTGATAACGTGACCAACTTCGCTTCTGGTATCGCTCGAGACAAGGTTTGGTTATCATTATCCAGGTCATAAGCCTGCCATGAAACGCTTCTAGCATTCATCCAGAATATCTGCAATAAAGCTTGTGTTGATTTCCCTACATTACCCTTGCTCTGCAAAGGCAGAGTAAATCGATGCTTAATCATAGTTAATAAGACTCCTTCCTATTTTTTAACTCTCTTTTTCTCAAAATTACTCAAATTATCCCTTAAAAGTTCTAACTAATCTTATTTTTTATTTTTTCAATGATTATTTCTAGTATTCTTGATCTTTTTCCTTTTTTTAAGCTTTTCTTCTCCAATATTAAGAGCCAGGAACAAAACGCACAAGTTGGACATCGTCAAGAGGTCCTAAGGTGTTAAAACGGGGGGTTCTCAATCCAAAATAAACTGCCCCTCTTTCATCTCTTGTTAGGCTAGGAAAAGGAGTACTTGTCATCGCCCCAAATTGCTCAATCCATAAAAGCTCTCCTTTATCACCCAGGCAAGCCAGGAAAACCCTTCCTGGTTTTTCACTACCAGTCAGTTGTTGGGGATAAACTTCTTTGATTTCCCCGATCACATAAGAACGACCATCTTTAGCTGTGGATATAGCCACTGGAGCCAGCGAAACTCCAACGCCAAATTGCCTACACCAGAGCAACTCGCCTCGAGCAGAATAACGAAAAACAAAAGTTTGCAGACTGTAAAGATCGTTGGGTGCGCGAAAAGATCCATCTGGACATGAAAAACTTTCTGAAACTCCGCACAAAGTCAAATTTCCAGAGGTTGAAAATGCCGAAACCACAAGATTATTCCAATTCCCTGGAAGGAGAACATTCCATAAGAGTTTTCCCCTCCGGTCGTATTGTCGAGCAAAAACATGAACATGAGAGACAATGAGCGGAGAGGAGAGCCAACCATAATCCATGGTTTGTCCTATATTAGCCGCAAATGGACCGAAGCCTGCAGTATAACCATAACAGAAAAATTGCTGGGAGGAAATGGGAACAATCCCCACGAGGGTATCCATGGTTTCTGGCCCGGAAGGAAGCCAACTATTTTCAGGACTTTTCCCAAAGGATAGGGGAAAATGATCTATCTGTTTTCCTTCTGCCGAGTAATGGACGATTTCCATTGGACTTATGTCCTTTTTTTCCGCCGAAGGAAAGAGACCCGCGGGCACTGCTACAAAAGCCCCTCCTTCACCATCGCCAACTGCGATCCTGTCAGGAAGTGAAAAAGCCGACTCTCTTTCTATTTTCCATAGAAGTTTACCCCCGGAACTCAATTTCCAGAGAATAAAACGATTTTCAATCACTCCCCGAATGAAAATTTCCTGAGGCCTGTCCGAAAAAAGGGAAAACCGGTTATCCATGCCATAATAATCTCCAATCGGTTTTTCCCAAAGCTCTCTTCCTTTCCTATCCCATTTTCCCAGCACCACTTTCCATTTATATGATGCTCCGGCAAAAGGCTTAATCGCTTCCCGAGCAAAAACGAGATAACAATCGCCGCTAGCAGAAACATAAAGATCGTAAGCTTTTTTAATTTGACCCTGTGCAAGGGGAAGGATAGCAAGGCGCTCCGAAAAACAAAAAACGGCTGAATGCAATAAAACAAAGGCTAAAACAAAAAAATAAATGAAGCTTTTCAATCCTCGAGAAAACCGCCTCATGTCTTCTTTTTTTATCTCAATTAAAGGGACTTATCCTCGATCCGCCTCATCAAATAGCGGCATATCAACCGAACCCCAAATCCCGTAGCTCCCTTTTCCAGATAAGGATATTCCTTAGTTATCCAAGCTGGACCCGCTATATCCAAATGGACCCAAGGAACATCTCCTACCCATTTCCGCAAGAACGAAGCCGCTGTACAAGCGCCCCCTTCCCTACCCCCCACATTTTTGACAGTCGCTACATCGCTTGATATCGCTTCATCAAACTCATCGCCTAAAGGCAGAGGCCATAACGGATCTCCATAATCCTCGCTTTGTTTCCAAAGAAATTCAGCTATATCTTCTCTGTTACTGAAAAGCCCAGCTTTCTGTTTCCCAATAGCCACAATACAAGCCCCAGTCAAAGTAGCTAGGTCAAAAACAAGGCAGGGATTAAACTGCTTTATCCCATAGGCTAAAGCATCAGCCAGCACAATTCTGCCCTCGGCATCAGTATTAAGCACTTCAATCGTTTTTCCCCCATAAGTCTGAAGAATATCTCCTGGCCTATAGGCTTGCCCACTTGGCATATTTTCAGCAGCAGCAATTATGCCCACAAGCCTCAGCGGCAACCCAAGCCTGCTTACCGCATCCACAATGCCCAAAACAGCACACCCCCCCATCTTGTCATACTTCATTTCATCCATATGTTCGCCCGGTTTTATCGATATGCCTCCACTATCAAAAGTGATCGCTTTGCCTACAACAAGGACAGGTTGAGCGGCAGACTCCCCTTGGGCATAATCTAAAACGATAAGCCTGGGTTCATTGATTGATCCCTTACCTACAGCGATCAGTCCTCCGAATCCTTCTTTTTCTAATCGCTCCCTATTAAATACTTCTACACGGATAGTTTTTCTTTTTTCGGCAAGCTCTAGGGCTTTCTGAGAAAGAACTTCAGGAGTTATATAATTAGCTGGCATATTGCCAATGGCTCTGACGTAATTAACCGCATCAGCGATCTCGACAGCCTGTTGCGCCTCTTTTTCTATCTTCTGAAGCAAGGATTCATCGGAAACCGGCCCGCTAATTATCCTTAAATCTTCAAGCTTGTTCTTTCTTTGGGCACTCTGCTCTTTAAATTGCTCAAAACGGTAGGAGCTAAGGATGGCTCCTTCAACCGCAGCAGCCGCAAAAGGCAGAAATTCAGCACAAGGGGAAAAATCAAGGCTAATGTCTCTAGCTCCTATTTTTAAAAGAGACTTAACCCCTAACCCCGCGGCTTTGCGCAGGGTGTCCCTTTTATAAGGATGAGTACCTATTCCCACATAGACAATCCTTCCCCAAGGCTCACGCCATAAAAGAGTGCTGAGTTTTTTGCCTTCAAACTCTGCTGGGCTCACCCCTTCTTTCTGAAACTTCCCCTCTTCGACAAAAACTATCTTATCTCCTCTTCCCGGAAATTCTTTCTGTACATGGAGATTCATAACTGTTTTCTTCTAAGCTCTAGTTGTCTCAATAACCCATGATATGGTTGGCTAAAAGGGTTTCAACCCCGATACCACGCAGTTCAAAAAGTCTTTGGATGGTTTCCTCGATTAAATTATTCGGGCAGGAAGCTCCAGCCGTAATCCCAACGTTAATCTCTCCATCCTTAAGCCATCCTTCGGTGATCACCTCCTGGCCTTTATGAAGATCCCAGTGTTGGATTTGATGACAAGAAATTAATTTCTCAGCATTCTTTATAAAATAGGTAGGCAACCGACTTTCCCCGATTTCAGCCAAATGAGAAGTATTGCTGCTGTTATAGCCGCCAACGACAATAAGCAGATCGAGTTTTTCCTTGTCAAGCATATCCAGTAGGGCATCTTGCCTTTCTTGAGTTGCTCCACAAATAGTATCAAAGAAACGAAAATGCTTGTGCAGGTTTTCTTTCCCATACCTATCCTCGATAGCCTTACAGATCCGGCGCTGTACCTCTTCAGTTTCTCCCCGCATCATCGTGGTTTGGTTGGCTACACCCACATGACAAAGATGAACATCGGGATCAAAACCTGGAGAAACCGCTCCTTTGAATTTTTCCAAGAATTCTTCCTTGTTGCCCCCATATCGAATGTAGTTGCAGACGTAATCGGTTTCTTCAAGATTGTAGACCACAAGGTAATGGCCGTTACCATTCTCCCCAATCGCCCGGGAAGCCGTAGCCTTGGTCTCTTCATGCCATGCTTTCCCATGGATAATCGAAGTTGCGCCCTCGTTCCGATATTGCCTGACCCGCTTCCAGACAGTCATCACATCACCACAGGTCGTATCAACAATTTGACAACCAATCTGCTGGATCCTTCTCATCGTTTCGACCTCTGCCCCAAAAGCAGGAATAATAACCACGTCATCGGCCGTCAATCCATCCAGATAATAACCTCCTTCTACCGCTTGCAATCTCTTTATACCCATCGCCGTCAGCTGATCGTTAACCTCGGGGTTATGAATAATTTCACCAAGCAAAAAAATCCGTTTTGAAGGGAATACCTTGGTCGTTGCATAGGCAAGATCAATCGCTCTTTCTACTCCGTAACAAAAACCGAATGCCTTTGCCAGTTTAACGGTAAGACCACCACCGGATAAATATCCTCCCGTTGTTTTTAAATAATCAACAAGAGGACTACGGTAATGTTTTTCGACTTCGGCTTTGACGAGATTCATGACCTCAGGGGTCCTTAAATTCACTTTCGTTGGTTTTTGCTGAATTTTTTCAACCATATTTTTTTAGCCGATTTTTTAATGATTTTTCTTTAACTTCTTTCTATACCACGAATGATTGCTTAGGTAAATTACTTTTGATCGTTATTCAGATTTAGGAAGAGGAGCGTCATCTGTCTTTTGCGGTTGCTGTTTAGCTTTCTCATAACCCGGAGGAGGACCTTCGTAGAATTCTTTGTGCCGGATTTTCCCTCCCGCATGAGCTGTCCACACTGTCATAAAAAAAGCGGCTAGTCCAACAATAATGGCAGCTGTGCCTAAAAATTGCATCGCTCTAGGAAATATTCCCAAGGCAATTAATCCAAGGATAGCTACAAGCCCCTCGGCATAGAGCACCCATACAGCCCGCTCTCCCCTTTCTTTATGAGCATCAAGCCATGCTTTTTCTTTTTCAGAAACCATCGCTTCGACTCGATCGTAGCCCTCTTCTCCATAATGTTCAACAATCCAACCCGATGCACAGGTCAAAAGGATTAAAACGAGCCCCACAGCCTGTACTCCCCTCGATTTTACCACAGAACCAATGATAAAGACCAGAAGTGCCATCCCTAATCCATAAACGGGCAACGGATTAAGTAGAACGTGGATATATTCAGGTTGCTTAAGGGTTTCTAAAAAATCTTTGAATTCGTTCACGATCTTTTCGTTTTAAACCAATTGAAAAAGCAAAGCAATAACATCAGAAAGGTCTATGCAAATAGAATAGGTCATAATTAAAAAAAGAAAGTTATTCTTCTCCAAAAGAAATCCCCATAGCCCGGGCAGTTTTAATTTCTGGACAATTAACATCCACCTTTTTTAACTCTCGTATCGCTTCCTGGATAAGAACAGCTCCAATCTTACCTTCGCGGTAACTAACCATATAGCCAAAGCGCTTTTCCCGTACCAATCCAACCGCCGCAGCACCAAACATCATGCCTAAATTTCGATCGAAAGCTGTAGGCTCTCCTCCTCTTTGAAGATGACCCAATATGACAGCTCTCACTTCTTGGCCGGTCATCAGATGGATAACTTTCTCCAGATGCCTGCTAATCCCTCCAAGCCTAATTTCAGCCGTTGCACTTTTCCCTTCTTCCACTACATAGTATTGACCATCCTTGGGATGGGCCCCTTCAGCCACAACGATCATTGTCTGGAAGTTGCCTTCGGCAATTCTTTTTCTAACCTGATAGGCGATCTTCGAATACTCGAAAGGAATTTCTGGAATCAATATCAAGTTAGCTCCACCTGAAAGGCCCCCATAAAGAGCGATCCAACCCGTATATCGCCCCATGACCTCTACCACCATCACGCGCCGATGACTCGCCGCCGTTGTCCTAAGCCTATCCAAAGATCGGCAAACATACTCCACCGCGGAATAAAACCCAAAGGTATAATCGGTAGCAGAAAGATCGTTATCAATCGTTTTAGGCACACCTACAATCGGTACTCCCGATTCATAAAGCTGTTGGGCAGCTGTCAGAGAACCATCACCGCCAATACAAATAAGTGCACCAATACCCAGTCCCTCAAGCGTCTCTTTTACTTCATCGATAAGATGTCCAGGCAACCTTTTGACTTCTCCTATCCCTGTTTTCGTCGTAAACCTTCCCCGGTTTGTCGTTCCTAAAATGGTTCCCCCAAGAGATATAATCCCCTGGGTATCTTCTTCATGCAAAATTTGATATCTAACTGGGGAAATGAGCCCTTCAAAACCATCAATAAATCCATAAACTTCCCAGCCCAAAAGACCTGCAGCACACACCACCGCCCTTATTGCCGCATTAAGCCCAGGACAATCTCCTCCACTGGTAAGTACTCCGATCCGATAACTTTTCATTTAACATCATTTATATCATCGACATACAGGCGTATTAGAAAGTCAACCATCCCTACCTCATTTTTTAATATAAAAGCCAATTGACAATTTTTAGCGGGAAAGAATCGACTGCAATGCTTCTTTGATTGGCTCAAACTTTGGCAGTTCAAGAGGAGAGGCTGTAACCTCTGTATAGACTATTTTTTGTCCTCTATCAATAACAAAAACAGCACGAGCAGCCACATCACCAATGCCGATCAACCCTTTTAGGAGCACATCGTAAGCTTTGCAAACTTCTTTGTTTAGATCCGAAAGCAAGGGGAGGATAATACCCTCTTTTTTTGCCCACGCTTCCTGTGCGAAGGGATTATCCACGCTAATCCCAAAAACTTGAGCATTCAATTTTGAATATTCGTTAATTGAAGATGAGACCGTGCACATCTCTTGAGTACAAACGGGTGTAAAGGCCATTGGGAAAAAGAGCAGGACAACATTATTTTTTGCAAGCTCTTCTTTGAGGTGCACCTGCTTTATCCCTTCTGGAAACTTAGAACTTAGGGTAAAGTCTGGAGCCAAACTACCTACACTTAGAGCCATAACTTATCCTCCTATTCCTGTAATTAATAATGAGAAAATACTCTTATTCAGTCCTCTTGGCATGAAGTTCTTTCATCGCCGCCTTTCTGCTAAATTTATAGCGACCCTTTTCGTCCACTCCAATACACTTTACCCATATTTCTTCACCAACCCTGACAACTTGGTCAACCCTTCTTACGGGTGTGTCAGAAAGTTCAGATATATGAACAAGCCCCTCTCCTTTTCCTTTTATTTCGATAAAACATCCAAAATCCTTTACAGATACCACTTTGCTTCGGTATAATCCGCCCACTGTCACCTCTCCAACCATGTCCTCAATCATGACCCTTGCTGCTTCAAGGCTATCCGCTGAAGAACTGTAGATCATCACCGTACCGTCGTCTTCTATGGTTATTTCAGCCCCAGATTCAGTAGATATTTTTTTGATTGTCTTCCCCCCTGGCCCGATTAAAAGCCCAATTTTATCAGGATGAATCTTTATTTTCTCTATACGAGGCGCATGTTTTGATATTTCTGACCGAGGAGCATTAATCACCTTATCCATGCAATCCAGGATAATCATTCGGGCTTTCTTTGATTGGAATATGGCTTTTTCCATAACCTCAAGTGGAATGCCGCTAAGTTTCAAATCCAGCTGAAAACCAGTTATTCCCTTCCGGGTTCCGGCGATCTTAAAATCCATATCTCCGTAATGATCTTCAAGCCCCATAATATCGGTCAAAAGGCAATACTGTGACCAATCTGAATCCTCTTCGTTACCCTTTACCAAACCCACGGAAATACCTGCAACTGAAGTTTTAAGAGGAACTCCCGCATCCATTAAAGCAAGACTACCTCCACAGACGGTTGCCATCGACGTTGAACCGTTAGACTCAAGAATTTCAGAACTTACCCTAATAGCATAAGGAAAATCGATCTCAGAAGGAATAACAGGCAGCAAAGATCTTTCCGCAAGAGCACCAT
The DNA window shown above is from Methylacidiphilum caldifontis and carries:
- a CDS encoding RrF2 family transcriptional regulator, with product MFLTKRSKYALRALLYLAREQQRGTILIQEIAEKEKIPKKFLESILLELKNNGFLSSRRGKGGGYALEYPPEKIAVGSVIRLIDGPIAPVRCVSQTAYAPCEDCIDEKTCVIRLLMKETRDVISTVLDKTSLKELLQKEMKLKVEATDGFVFEI
- a CDS encoding ATPase — translated: MIKHRFTLPLQSKGNVGKSTQALLQIFWMNARSVSWQAYDLDNDNQTLSRAIPEAKLVTLSEEPEADFLKIFRTIPEKSVTVLDPQAHFFRVLLHSLDFTHFLDWSTQSAIRTTLLLFPVDDLSVMDELADIVEKFGDSVDYLVVKNRAKAPKTRMYDGSQLEKELAALGAATLEIPALLSDTRNYLSLLEIELQRPLNILEIISDKKIKMDLFHRVILEDWVKTMFDQYDRIAGYLLPDEEAKRVMETWKKPAEEKKGLFSQRRGSKINLSNLQ
- a CDS encoding leucyl aminopeptidase; translation: MNLHVQKEFPGRGDKIVFVEEGKFQKEGVSPAEFEGKKLSTLLWREPWGRIVYVGIGTHPYKRDTLRKAAGLGVKSLLKIGARDISLDFSPCAEFLPFAAAAVEGAILSSYRFEQFKEQSAQRKNKLEDLRIISGPVSDESLLQKIEKEAQQAVEIADAVNYVRAIGNMPANYITPEVLSQKALELAEKRKTIRVEVFNRERLEKEGFGGLIAVGKGSINEPRLIVLDYAQGESAAQPVLVVGKAITFDSGGISIKPGEHMDEMKYDKMGGCAVLGIVDAVSRLGLPLRLVGIIAAAENMPSGQAYRPGDILQTYGGKTIEVLNTDAEGRIVLADALAYGIKQFNPCLVFDLATLTGACIVAIGKQKAGLFSNREDIAEFLWKQSEDYGDPLWPLPLGDEFDEAISSDVATVKNVGGREGGACTAASFLRKWVGDVPWVHLDIAGPAWITKEYPYLEKGATGFGVRLICRYLMRRIEDKSL
- a CDS encoding 4-hydroxy-3-methylbut-2-enyl diphosphate reductase codes for the protein MVEKIQQKPTKVNLRTPEVMNLVKAEVEKHYRSPLVDYLKTTGGYLSGGGLTVKLAKAFGFCYGVERAIDLAYATTKVFPSKRIFLLGEIIHNPEVNDQLTAMGIKRLQAVEGGYYLDGLTADDVVIIPAFGAEVETMRRIQQIGCQIVDTTCGDVMTVWKRVRQYRNEGATSIIHGKAWHEETKATASRAIGENGNGHYLVVYNLEETDYVCNYIRYGGNKEEFLEKFKGAVSPGFDPDVHLCHVGVANQTTMMRGETEEVQRRICKAIEDRYGKENLHKHFRFFDTICGATQERQDALLDMLDKEKLDLLIVVGGYNSSNTSHLAEIGESRLPTYFIKNAEKLISCHQIQHWDLHKGQEVITEGWLKDGEINVGITAGASCPNNLIEETIQRLFELRGIGVETLLANHIMGY
- a CDS encoding 6-phosphofructokinase — encoded protein: MKSYRIGVLTSGGDCPGLNAAIRAVVCAAGLLGWEVYGFIDGFEGLISPVRYQILHEEDTQGIISLGGTILGTTNRGRFTTKTGIGEVKRLPGHLIDEVKETLEGLGIGALICIGGDGSLTAAQQLYESGVPIVGVPKTIDNDLSATDYTFGFYSAVEYVCRSLDRLRTTAASHRRVMVVEVMGRYTGWIALYGGLSGGANLILIPEIPFEYSKIAYQVRKRIAEGNFQTMIVVAEGAHPKDGQYYVVEEGKSATAEIRLGGISRHLEKVIHLMTGQEVRAVILGHLQRGGEPTAFDRNLGMMFGAAAVGLVREKRFGYMVSYREGKIGAVLIQEAIRELKKVDVNCPEIKTARAMGISFGEE
- a CDS encoding redoxin domain-containing protein, yielding MALSVGSLAPDFTLSSKFPEGIKQVHLKEELAKNNVVLLFFPMAFTPVCTQEMCTVSSSINEYSKLNAQVFGISVDNPFAQEAWAKKEGIILPLLSDLNKEVCKAYDVLLKGLIGIGDVAARAVFVIDRGQKIVYTEVTASPLELPKFEPIKEALQSILSR